In Litorilinea aerophila, the genomic stretch CCAAACACCAAACGTAAAGATGCAATTCAGGTTGTCGTCTTGGCCCGATTATACACGACTTCCACCAGACTGCCAACCGACATTTTTCGCTGAACGAACAAACACTGGGCCAGATTGAATTGCCGGACGATTGCCCGGCTCCAGCCGACATTGGCAGGCCAGGCGACGGCTACCACCAGGACTTGAGAATCCGGCAGAAATTCGTCGGAGATTGCCACTGGAAGCGGTGCCGCCGAATTTCTGCCGGGATTGACGACGGGAAGACGGGATATGCCGGGCGCTCAGGCCTGCTGGCCAAAGGCCACGAAAAATTCCGCCACCTTTTCCACGATGATCTCCAGCAGGGCCTGGCCCTCCTCGGGTGTGGCCAGCCGGGGGTTGTCCGTGTAGCCGGTGCTGGCAGCCCACGCGCCGTGGACCTGGACGGTGGCGCCGGTCATGGCGGCGAAGAGCCCACCCGCGGTCTGACTGACGTCTTGAGTCTGGGCCAGCCCTTCCTGGTTGACCAGATCGGGGCGGATGGCCATGACCAGGGCCGTCTCAAAGCGGCCGGCGTGGCCGGGGATGCGGCCGCCGGGCATCACGCCCCGCTCCACGATGGCCGGCCGGGCAATGTCCCAGTAGGCCGCTGTGGCGATGGTCACCGGGTGTTGCAGCCGGTTGACAAAGTCCAGCCCCACCACCGCGTTGGAGTCGGTATTGCCGCCGTGGCCGTTGAGCACCACCAGTTTGCGGAAGCCGCTGAGCACCAGCCCTTCCAACACCTCGGTGACTGCGGCCATGAAGGTGGTGCTGGTCAGGGAGAGCACGCCGGGGAAGGGACGATGATGGTGGGAATTGCCGTAGGGGAGGACCGGCGCCACCACCACCGGTACGTCACCGGCGGCTCGTTCTGCGGCCCGCTGGGCCACGGTGCCACAGAGCAACGTATCGGTGACCACCGGCAGGTGTGGGCCATGCTGCTCAATGGAGGCCGTGGGCAACACCGCCACCGCCTCAGGAGCAACGGCCCGGATCTGCTCTCGGGTCATCTCGGCCAAAAGGACTGTCATGGATATGCTCCTTGTTTCGTGGAAAATTTTGTGAAGATGATGAGGGGATTGGGGGATTAGGGACTCAACGGTGATCTTCCCCCAATCACCCAATCCCCAGTCACCCCGCCTGTCCACCTCGGACGGCGATCTTGATGGCGGTTTCGTCGCCCAGCCGGTAAGTCCCGTTGAGGGCGGCAAAGCCGTCGGCCACCCGTTCCAGCGGCAGGATGTGGCTGACCATCTCGGCGAAGGGAAATTCGTTGCGCTCCAGCAGCGGCAGCCCCCGGACGAAGTGTTCGGGTCGGCTGCCCCAGATGGCTTCCAGGCGCAGGTTGCGGCGCATCAGGAGCTGATTGGGGTTGAAGTCCAGGGAGCCCATGTCCACAAAGTGCCCCACCTCCACGAAGGTGCCGCTGTGCCGGACAAAGCCAAGCCCCTCAGGAATGGCCGGGAGAAAGCCGGCGCACTCGAACACCACGTCCGCGCCAGCCCCGCGGGGTGTCTCCGCCAGTACCCGCTCCGTGCGCTCCTCCACCGAGGGGATCTCCTCGATGTTGATGGTCACGTCTGCGCCCATGCGGCGGGCCAGTTCCAGCCGCCTGGCCGGGCCGCCCACCATGATGATCTTGGCTGCGCCGCTGAGCCGTGCACAGACCAGGGTCACCAGGCCAATGGCGCCAGAGCCCTGGACCACCACCGTGTCGCCCAGTTGGACGCGGCCGCGCATCACCGCGTGGACGCCCACGGTGAAGGGCTCGGTCAACACCGCAATCTCGGGCGGCAGGTCGGTTTTCAGGACACAGGTGTCAGGATAGCAGAGATAGATGTAGTCGGCAAAGCCGCCCCGGAAGTGGGGTGGACGATCCGGGTCCCGTTGAAAGCCATAGGCACCGTGGGGAGTGCCCGGTGCGAAGATGACCCGATCCCCTTCCCGCAGGGGCCTGCCCACATAGTCCGTCTTCACCTGCTGGCCCAGGGCCTCGATGATGCCCACATTCTCGTGTCCCAACAGCATCTCGCCCGGGATGCCCTTCTGCCAGTTGTGCAGGTCGGTGCCACAGATGCCCGACAGCTCCTGGCGTAGCAAGATGGTGCCCGGCTCCGGATCCGGCACCGGATACTCACGAACTTCAAAAGTCTGGCCGTGGGCAATCACGGCTCTGCCCGTTCGTGCCATGGGGTCTCCTCCTGTTGAGATGGGGTGTCGATTTAGATGAACAAAAGAGGGGAAAGTCAGGGCCCCAGGGCACGCACCGCGGATGGGTCCGGCCCTGGGCGTCCCATCCTCAACCGGTGTAAGGTTGGCCAAAGCGCTCCTGGTGGGCGACTTCGGCCAGGGCCTTGCGCTGTTTGATGCCCTTGCCGAGCTTGCGGGTGGGGTAGCCGAAGGGTACGATGGTCAGGATCATCCGCTCGGACGGCACATTCAGGAGCTCTTTGATGGCCGGGGTGTTCACGTTGCCCACCCAGTTGGAGCCGATGCCCATCTCCCAGGCGGCCAGCATCATGTCCTGCACGGCCCGCGCGCCGTCGATATAGCCGACGGGCGACTCGGGAACCACCACGGCGATGGCCAGGGCTGCCTGGGCGATGTAGGGGCCCGTGCTGGCCAGTTCTCCCAGCCGCCGCAACGTCGCCCGCTCAGTCACGGCGATGAAAGCCCAATCCTGCCGATTGCGGGAGCTCCCCGTGAGGCGACCCGCCTCCAGGATGCGGGTCACACTTTCCCGGGGGATCGCCTGATCTTTGTATTCCCGGACGGCCAGGAGCGTCTGGATGGCCTCGAAAACTTCCATGATTGTTTCTCCCTATCCATCAGCGACACAAATCAGCGGCATAAAAAAGGCCCACCGGAAGTGCCGATGGGCCTGACATCCATCTGAAGACTACGCCGGCTGGGCGACGTTCACTTCGTTGACGATGGACTGATACTTCAAACCAGCGTTGCGGAGCGCGCTGCGTACGATGCCTTCCAGGCGATCCTTGTCTTCAACCCGTGACACCTTGCCGGACAGCTTGATCACGCCCTTCTGACACGAGATGTTAATCATGGATGCATCCTTGATCAACGGATCGGCATTGATGGCCGTGCGGACGTGTGCCTCCAACTCGGTGTCGTTATACTTCTCCCCAAACAACTTCGACCAGAATCCCATGGTTGCCCTCCTCTGACAAGACGAAACAGATAACGACTTGCCTATCGTACCTGCCCTGTGCCGGGCAGGCCCAGTGGGGGGATGCCGGAAACTGGACCGTGCTCACTCAGCGATGACGGCCGGGAACGATGCCACGCCCGTATGCCATGACCCACATGCCATGAACAGTGGGCCATGATGGAGAGAGGCGCGCCCCCTGGCCTGGGAGAATCGATGTCCTTTGGCCCTTCTGCCGGGATCACCAACTATTGTAACGGATGGCTGCCCGAAACGCAACCAGGAATGAGGACAAGGGTATAGTTCAGAATCGTCGGTAAGGTATACTGTAAGGTAGAGACGTCAATGAGAACAAAAGGAGGGAACGATGCGGCCGACGAGTCGAGCCAAGAGACGGGAAGCCTGCCGGGAGGCGATGGACGCCCTGATGGAGGAAATGGAGGCGTGGTACGCTGCACACCCAGAGGCGACCTTTGGCGAACTGGAAGAGAAGCTGCGGCAAGAGCGGCGGGCGTTGATGGGGCAGGTCCTGGAGATTCTCATCAACGGGCGGCAGCACGACTCAGAAGCGGAGGAGCCCTTGTGTCCGAGCTGCGAGCGGCCCATGCGCTTTGAAGGCTATCGTCGGCGCACGGTGGTAGGGCTGGAAGGGGAGAGTGAGTTGGAACGGGCGTATTACCGCTGTCCTCACGGATGTGGGGAGGGCTTTTTCCCCCCTGGACCGCCAGCTCCATCTGCGCTCGGACCGCTGGAGTGAAGGGGTGGCCCGGGTGGGGTTGCGGCTAAGTTTGGGGACCAGCTCCTTTCAGCGCGCCGCCGAGGATTTCAGCGATGCGGTGGGGACATCCATCTCCAAGAGCAGCCTATGGCGCCTGACCCAAAACTGCGGCCAGACGCTGCAGGAGCAGCGGGAAAGGGAAGCGGCGGTCGCCTTCGCCCCTGGGCAGCCAGGCGAGCGTCCGGGCCATCGCCGCCTGCCGACCCACGATTCGCTGGCCGGGTTCAGGGCCAATCTCTCGACGGATGGCGGGATGATTCACATCCGTGGGGAGGGTTGGAAGGAGGTCAAGCTCAGCACCTTTTCCGCCGTGGAGTGGGTATGGGATGAAGCGCACCAGGAGGAGCGAGTGCGGCTTTCTCGGCACAGTTATACAGCCGTCTTGGGGACGGCCGACCACTTTGCCCCCTATCAGTATGCCGAGGGGCTGCGCCGGGACGTGGAGCATGCGGTCCAACTGAGCAGCGTCAATGATGGGGCCAGCTGGATCAGTCGCATCACCCAGCTCAATTTCCCCCACGCCATCCAGATTCTGGACTGGTACCACGCCAAGAGTCGTCTGCACACAGTGGCCCAGAGCCTTTGGCCTTCCTCCCCGCAACGCCAGGCGGTCTGGCTGGACGCCCAACTGACGCAGCTGCGTGGGGGAGAGGTGGAGGAGGTCATCCAGACCCTGGAGCAATGGGCCACGCAGACCGCCTCTGAAGTCGTCCGCACGGCAGCCGGCTACTTTCGGGAAAATCGCTCGCGTATGGAGTATCACGCTTACCGTTCATCCCATCTGCCCATCGGCAGTGGCACGGTGGAATCGGGCGTCCAGCAAGTCATCCAGCATCGGATGCATCGACCCGGTCGTGGCTGGAAGCGTACCTGCGCCACCGGCATGCTCTTCTTGCTCTGCGACTACCACAGTAACCGCTTCGACCAAACCTGGCGTCAACTTTTGGCCTAGCCCGACGATTTTGAACTATACCCTGAGGACAAGCATGGCGCAGGCCGCTGTGAGCATTGTAACTGGCAGGCCACTTTGGCGTCCCTGTACCGCTCCCGGTATAATGGCCCAAAGCGATCCCCAAGAGAGAAAGAGCATGGAGATGAATCCCAAATACCAGGCGGCCCGTTCTGAACTGTTAGCCCGGCTCCAGGAAATTGAAGATTTGAAATCGGTGGCAGCCCTGCTGACCTGGGATCAGGCCACCTACATGCCCCCCGGCGGGAGTCGGGCCCGGGCCCGGCAGCTGGCCACCGTGGGGCGGCTGGCCCACGAGAAGTTCACCGACAAGGCCATCGGCCACCTGCTGGACCAGCTCCAGCCCTATGTGGAAACCCTCCCCGAGGATGACGACGATGCCGCGCTCTGGCGGGTGGTGCGCCGGGAATACGATCGGGCACAGCGCATTCCCGCCCAGTTCATGGCGGACGTGGCCAACCACACGGCTGCCGTCTACATGGCCTGGACCGAAGCCCGTCCGGCCAACGACTTCCCCCGCCTTCGCCCCATGCTGGAGAAAACCCTGGCCCTCAGCCGCCAGTACAGCCAGTACTTTCCGGAGCATGAGCACATCGCCGATCCCCTCATCGCCCGGTCCGACTTCGGCATGACCGTGGCCACCATCCGGCCCCTCTTTCAGCGACTGCGCCAGGAGCTGTTGCCCCTGGTGGAGCAGGTGACCGCCCAGGAACCGGCCGACGACCGCTTCCTCCACCAATATTTCCCAGAGGACAAACAATGGGCCTTTGGCCTGGAGGTCATCCGCCGCTTCGGCTACGACCTGCACCGGGGCCGCCAGGACAAGACCCATCACCCCTTCATGATCAAGTTCTCCCTGGACGATGTGCGCATCACCACCCGCCTGGATCCCCACGACCTGGCCAGCGGCCTCTTCAGCACCCTCCACGAGGCGGGCCACGGGCTCTACGAGCAGGGCATCAACCCCGCCTACGAGGCGACCCCCCTGGCCGATGGCGCTTCTGCCGGCGTCCATGAAAGCCAGTCCCGCCTCTGGGAAAATTTGGTCGGGCGCAGCCGCAACTTCTGGCACTACTACTACCCCAGGCTTCAAGAAACCTTCCCCGAACAGTTGGGCAAGGTGAGCCTGGATGCCTTCTACCGGGCCATCAACAAGGTGGAGCGCTCCCTCATCCGGGTGGAGGCCGACGAGCTGACCTACAACCTCCACGTCATCATTCGCTTTGAGTTGGAGCTGGCGCTGCTGGAAGGAACGTTGACCATCGCCGAGCTACCCGAAGCCTGGCGGGCCAGCTACCAGGAGCAGCTCGGCGTCACCCCGCCGGACGACCGGGATGGGGTCATGCAGGATGTGCACTGGTACGCCGGCCTGATCGGCGGCGGCTTCCAGGGGTATACCCTGGGCAACATCCTGACCGGCCAGTTCTACGCGGCCGCCCTGGCCGCCCGCCCCAGCTTGCCCGACGAAATTGCGGCTGGGGATTTCGCCCCCCTCCTCTCCTGGCTGCGGGAGCAGATCCACTGGCACGGCAGCAAGTACACCGCCCTCGAACTGGTGGAACGGGTCACCGGTGGCCCCATCCGGCTGGAGCCCTACCTGGATTACCTGTGGCAAAAGTACGGGGAGCTCTACCGCCTCTCCCGGCCGAAAGTGGACCCCGTGCCCGGGGCGTAAAGCCGGGCCGGGGAGGGGGTCTGGCCCCCTCCCCGGCTCTCCCTCACACGTTGAAGCTCACACGTTGAAGCTCAGATGTTGAAGCTCAGACGTTGAAGCGGATGTTCAGGATGTCCCCATCCTGGACCACATATTCCTTGCCTTCCAGGCGCAGCTTGCCCTGACGCCGGGCTTCCGCCATGCTGCCGCAGGCCATCAGATCCTCGTAGGCGATGGTCTCGGCCCGGATGAATCCCTTCTGCAAGTCGCTGTGGATCACCCCGGCCGCCTCCGGCGCGAGGGTGTTGCGCCGGACCGTCCACGCGCGCACTTCATCCTCGCCTACGGTGAAGAAACTCTGCAGCCCCAACATGGCGTAACAGAGGCGGATGGCCCGGTTGAGGCCTGGCTCCTGGATGCCGAATTCGGCCAGGAACTCGGTCGCCTCCTCCGGGGCCATCTGGGCGATCTCCGCTTCCAGCCGCCCTCGCAGCAGCAACGTCCGGTCGTCCAGCAGGTGCTGGAAACGGGCTTCGTCATCCTCATCGCCCATGTTGATGACCCGCAGCAGGGGCTTGAGGGAGAGCAGCCCGAATCCGCCCAGCATCTTACGCTCGGCCTCGTCGATCTCCACTTCCCGCAGGGGTGTCTCCGCTTCCAGCGCGTCCATCAGCCGGCGGAGCAGGGCTTCCTCTTGGGCCATGCGCTTGCGCTCCTCCGGCGTGCCCCGATGCTTGCCGCCGGCCAGCCGTTCCAGGCGGCGGTCGATGATGGTCATGTCGCTGAGGATCAACTCCGCCTCCATGGCCGCCAGATCCCGCTCGGGGTCCACCGTCTGGTTGGGGTGGGGGACGTTCTCATCCTCGAAGGCGCGCACCACCAACATCAGCGCGTCGTTGGCGGCCATGGCGTTGAGCAAGGCACCGCTGAGCCCGCTGCGGGCTGCCCCCTGCCCCAGACCCGCAATGTCGTTGTAGGTGACCTGGGCATAGGTGGTCTTTCGGGGCTTGAACATGGCCGACAACTGGTCCACCCGGGGATCGGGCACGTTGACCACGGCCGTGTGCACTTCTACCTGGCCGCTGGAAAAGGCGGCTGTGGCTGTATCGCTGCGGGTCAGCGCGTTGAAGATGGTGGTCTTGCCGCTGTTGGGCAGACCGATGATACCGATTTCCATGTTGTAAAATACCTGTCCTATCTAGCTTCGCCCCGGGAAAGCCCATCCACCGCCAGGGCCACGGCGCCCAGCAGGCCCACGTCGTCCCCCAGCGCGGCAGAGACGATCTCCAGCTTCTGCCAGTACTCGCTGGACTGGGCCCGAACGCGGATGGTTTCCCAGAGGCTGGATTCCAGGAAGGGGGCGCAGTGGAGCCAGACGCTGCCGCCCAGGACGATCCGCTCGGGGTTGAAGATGTGGAGAATGT encodes the following:
- a CDS encoding creatininase family protein, yielding MTVLLAEMTREQIRAVAPEAVAVLPTASIEQHGPHLPVVTDTLLCGTVAQRAAERAAGDVPVVVAPVLPYGNSHHHRPFPGVLSLTSTTFMAAVTEVLEGLVLSGFRKLVVLNGHGGNTDSNAVVGLDFVNRLQHPVTIATAAYWDIARPAIVERGVMPGGRIPGHAGRFETALVMAIRPDLVNQEGLAQTQDVSQTAGGLFAAMTGATVQVHGAWAASTGYTDNPRLATPEEGQALLEIIVEKVAEFFVAFGQQA
- a CDS encoding zinc-binding dehydrogenase; its protein translation is MARTGRAVIAHGQTFEVREYPVPDPEPGTILLRQELSGICGTDLHNWQKGIPGEMLLGHENVGIIEALGQQVKTDYVGRPLREGDRVIFAPGTPHGAYGFQRDPDRPPHFRGGFADYIYLCYPDTCVLKTDLPPEIAVLTEPFTVGVHAVMRGRVQLGDTVVVQGSGAIGLVTLVCARLSGAAKIIMVGGPARRLELARRMGADVTINIEEIPSVEERTERVLAETPRGAGADVVFECAGFLPAIPEGLGFVRHSGTFVEVGHFVDMGSLDFNPNQLLMRRNLRLEAIWGSRPEHFVRGLPLLERNEFPFAEMVSHILPLERVADGFAALNGTYRLGDETAIKIAVRGGQAG
- a CDS encoding nitroreductase family protein; its protein translation is MEVFEAIQTLLAVREYKDQAIPRESVTRILEAGRLTGSSRNRQDWAFIAVTERATLRRLGELASTGPYIAQAALAIAVVVPESPVGYIDGARAVQDMMLAAWEMGIGSNWVGNVNTPAIKELLNVPSERMILTIVPFGYPTRKLGKGIKQRKALAEVAHQERFGQPYTG
- a CDS encoding BON domain-containing protein; this encodes MGFWSKLFGEKYNDTELEAHVRTAINADPLIKDASMINISCQKGVIKLSGKVSRVEDKDRLEGIVRSALRNAGLKYQSIVNEVNVAQPA
- a CDS encoding carboxypeptidase M32, with translation MNPKYQAARSELLARLQEIEDLKSVAALLTWDQATYMPPGGSRARARQLATVGRLAHEKFTDKAIGHLLDQLQPYVETLPEDDDDAALWRVVRREYDRAQRIPAQFMADVANHTAAVYMAWTEARPANDFPRLRPMLEKTLALSRQYSQYFPEHEHIADPLIARSDFGMTVATIRPLFQRLRQELLPLVEQVTAQEPADDRFLHQYFPEDKQWAFGLEVIRRFGYDLHRGRQDKTHHPFMIKFSLDDVRITTRLDPHDLASGLFSTLHEAGHGLYEQGINPAYEATPLADGASAGVHESQSRLWENLVGRSRNFWHYYYPRLQETFPEQLGKVSLDAFYRAINKVERSLIRVEADELTYNLHVIIRFELELALLEGTLTIAELPEAWRASYQEQLGVTPPDDRDGVMQDVHWYAGLIGGGFQGYTLGNILTGQFYAAALAARPSLPDEIAAGDFAPLLSWLREQIHWHGSKYTALELVERVTGGPIRLEPYLDYLWQKYGELYRLSRPKVDPVPGA
- the ychF gene encoding redox-regulated ATPase YchF; translated protein: MEIGIIGLPNSGKTTIFNALTRSDTATAAFSSGQVEVHTAVVNVPDPRVDQLSAMFKPRKTTYAQVTYNDIAGLGQGAARSGLSGALLNAMAANDALMLVVRAFEDENVPHPNQTVDPERDLAAMEAELILSDMTIIDRRLERLAGGKHRGTPEERKRMAQEEALLRRLMDALEAETPLREVEIDEAERKMLGGFGLLSLKPLLRVINMGDEDDEARFQHLLDDRTLLLRGRLEAEIAQMAPEEATEFLAEFGIQEPGLNRAIRLCYAMLGLQSFFTVGEDEVRAWTVRRNTLAPEAAGVIHSDLQKGFIRAETIAYEDLMACGSMAEARRQGKLRLEGKEYVVQDGDILNIRFNV